The following coding sequences are from one Bos mutus isolate GX-2022 chromosome 22, NWIPB_WYAK_1.1, whole genome shotgun sequence window:
- the LOC102287375 gene encoding calmodulin-1, protein MADQLTEEQIAEFKEAFSLFDKDGDGTITTKELGTVMRSLGQNPTEAELQDMINEVDADGNGTIDFPEFLTMMARKMKDTDSEEEIREAFRVFDKDGNGYISATELRHVMTNLGEKLTDEEVDEMIREADIDGDGQVNYEEFVQMMTAK, encoded by the coding sequence ATGGCTGATCAGCTGACCGAAGAGCAGATTGCTGAATTCAAGGAAGCTTTCTCCCTTTTTGACAAAGACGGTGATGGCACCATCACAACCAAGGAACTTGGAACCGTCATGAGGTCGTTGGGCCAGAACCCAACAGAAGCCGAATTGCAGGACATGATCAACGAGGTGGACGCTGATGGTAATGGCACCATTGACTTCCCAGaatttttgactatgatggctagaAAAATGAAAGACACCGACAGTGAAGAAGAAATCCGCGAGGCATTCCGAGTCTTTGATAAGGATGGCAACGGTTACATCAGCGCCACAGAGCTCCGCCACGTCATGACAAACCTGGGAGAGAAGCTAACAGATGAGGAAGTAGATGAGATGATCAGAGAAGCAGACATCGACGGAGACGGGCAGGTCAACTACGAAGAATTcgtacagatgatgactgcaaaaTGA